In Tachysurus fulvidraco isolate hzauxx_2018 chromosome 3, HZAU_PFXX_2.0, whole genome shotgun sequence, a single window of DNA contains:
- the trim33l gene encoding transcription intermediary factor 1-alpha isoform X5, with protein sequence MEEEREHVRAHKGRTDFPSSLMVKKAESCVVCRTKLSFSSEPKLLPCLHMMCKSCIVKTTEDNNAKECPVCGQSFYMSEVTDCFIFEDSAPKCGGCEESALVGWCQECGEALCSDCVFAHQRVKVTRNHTIIPKESGLSTSLRCTSHKQEQLKFFCVTCDQLTCRDCQLIDHRNHSFLLLEEALVSQKEQLKKLLDSISEQKNSVQSRLQDLDKRLHDIKGLKASSEKQLQKVLRSLYLSLVLRCRQLSTELGDLCDEEEKSLEVMKMSLKKLEDRQEYITAFLHKILSTEGQCILRHKMQIDKCTQRVLSQNKPLPDTMIHLSLSLNQQTCSIIKNFASFKVTRVPLPAKGKNSNGNKPKNTPTDSDRNSSGLNSESGATLSVSDTASTQTTSPSISQAASVLPQHEQSDSASSKPVQPTRSLKDTMSHASSSSVSNNFTPPPAQSNMTPYVVSQVGKHLPQSVYPQASQSQQVFKSQFCPQPTSVLQSTSSPDQSVLNNISSKLPQQSIVLPKVFLPQSQSGAVLVAAAPSGHASRPSIAGPSVLVQTSSFQTSQTSSITNTQSLTLSSNRFVPSFITLSPFAQSSQAISNSHPSTLNSSSDKTQQSILHSQTVSDQSFPSHTAPTNKVLHYSPAVSETVSENVQPSQSVGTQSNRLQLTLLTVPNIISPLNSGKAWKLYHYTPILTVNNGTILSCAPQPDPGLTTVPGNSNKELEPPAPSTPPLLAAPIPSTCSNTGLIECGTQTIQIPKRDLPVKAPADSVCDGDASVCSRASPIAKESDSNLHASTVQGKEITARKVLEVHQPQDPPSISSIKDCPNDQSIFTSSESTPSIKGNPSTKHWLKGLPSSFREILCSKMKVHPQDVCSRPALEHASIPNAKDHEKTDANDSEVVEGMDDSKEEPISTQNSNKNLLVSLLRLPISGSSLSQFRIVPSSQKDEIVLQEIDENKSIQRCLRIAAPPAGALPLQSCSSKCSLLVDVLDCVVCLSAGASLQCAECGRSFHTSCHVPPIIFNPTAMWVCSLCQDLLDDTDPFRCNRLKEPYLSLPDQRRCEQLLLSLMCENHSYLLYKTIKQPAGCVEFGIIVGRLLGKRSPPYRTAAEMVSDLWALFHNLSSNSTKKDLVVNLQSSFQQRLNVSFGKSIHASLLRPLSNGDHMRAPETEPDREKAKNTLKRMKAFLAANYTPVAKKVRTENT encoded by the exons atggaggaagaaagagagcaTGTCAGAGCTCACAAAGGGCGTACAGActttccttcctctctcatgGTAAAGAAAGCAGAGTCGTGTGTGGTTTGCAGAACAAAACTGAGCTTCAGCTCAGAGCCCAAACTTCTGCCGTGTCTCCACATGATGTGTAAATCGTGTATTGTAAAAACAACCGAGGACAACAACGCCAAAG AATGTCCGGTGTGTGGCCAGTCTTTCTACATGTCTGAAGTTACAGATTGCTTCATTTTCGAGGACTCTGCCCCTAAG TGTGGAGGATGTGAAGAATCTGCCCTTGTTGGATGGTGTCAGGAGTGTGGGGAAGCTTTGTGTTCAGATTGTGTATTTGCTCATCAGCGAGTGAAGGTGACGCGCAACCATACAATCATACCAAAGGAATCAG gCTTGAGTACAAGCTTGCGCTGTACTTCACACAAACAGGAGCAACTCAAGTTCTTTTGTGTCACCTGTGATCAGCTCACCTGTAGAGACTGTCAGTTGATTGACCACAGAAACCACAG TTTTTTGTTACTGGAAGAAGCGTTGGTTTCTCAGAAAGAACAGCTCAAGAAGCTGCTGGACAGCAtcagtgagcagaaaaacagtgTGCAGTCCAGGCTACAGGATCTGGATAAAAG atTGCATGATATAAAGGGATTAAAAGCATCATCAGAGAAGCAACTGCAAAAAGTGCTACGCTCCCTGTATCTTTCTTTGGTGTTGCGATGTCGTCAACTGTCTACGGAATTgggg GATTTGTGtgatgaggaggagaagagCCTGGAGGTGATGAAGATGAGTCTGAAAAAGCTGGAGGACAGGCAGGAGTACATCACTGCTTTCCTTCATAAAATCCTGAGCACTGAGGGGCAGTGTATCCTGCGACACAAGATGCAa ATTGACAAATGCACACAGAGGGTTCTGTCACAGAATAAACCCCTGCCTGATACCATGATTCATCTTTCACTCTCACTTAATCAACAAACGTGCAGTATTATTAAGAATTTTG CCTCTTTTAAGGTGACCCGTGTTCCTCTTCCTGCCAAAGGAAAAAACAGCAATGGCAATAAACCCAAAAATACACCTACAGATTCAGACAGAAACTCCTCAGGATTAAATTCAGAATCTGGTGCAACTTTGTCAGTATCTGATACAGCATCCACTCAAACTACATCCCCTTCAATATCCCAAGCTGCCTCTGTTCTTCCACAACATGAACAGTCTGATTCTGCCTCATCAAAACCAGTGCAACCCACCCGGAGCTTAAAAGACACTATGAGCCATGCTAGTTCTTCCTCTGTCTCCAATAACTttactcctcctcctgctcaGAGCAACATGACTCCATATGTAGTTTCACAGGTGGGAAAGCATTTGCCTCAGTCTGTGTACCCTCAAGCCTCACAGTCGCAGCAGGTCTTCAAAAGTCAGTTTTGCCCACAGCCTACATCTGTCCTTCAGTCCACCTCTTCTCCTGACCaaagtgttttaaataatatttcttCAAAACTTCCTCAACAAAGCATTGTGTTGCCTAAGGTTTTCTTACCACAGTCTCAGTCTGGTGCTGTCCTTGTTGCAGCAGCTCCTTCTGGCCATGCTTCTCGCCCCTCTATTGCCGGTCCCTCTGTCTTAGTCCAGACATCCTCATTCCAGACGTCACAAACAAGTAGCATAACcaacacacaatctctcacactcAGCAGTAACCGGTTTGTTCCCTCTTTTATCACATTATCTCCTTTTGCTCAGTCTAGTCAGGCCATATCTAACTCACACCCATCTACTTTAAATTCTTCATctgacaaaacacaacaaagcaTTCTTCACTCTCAGACAGTTTCTGATCAATCTTTCCCATCTCACACTGCACCAACTAATAAAGTCCTTCATTACTCTCCAGCTGTCTCTGAAACGGTGTCTGAAAATGTACAGCCTTCTCAGTCTGTTGGCACCCAGTCCAATCGTTTACAGCTCACTCTACTTACAGTACCAAACATCATTTCTCCTCTCAACTCTGGAAAAGCATGGAAACTCTACCATTACACTCCTATTTTGACTGTAAATAATGGCACCATTCTCAGCTGTGCACCACAGCCAGATCCAGGGCTCACCACTGTACCAGGCAATAGTAATAAAGAACTGGAACCCCCAGCACCCAGCACACCTCCACTTCTTGCTGCTCCAATTCCCAGTACGTGTAGTAATACAGGTCTAATCGAGTGTGGCACTCAGACAATCCAAATACCAAAACGTGATCTCCCAGTGAAGGCTCCAGCTGATTCTGTTTGTGATGGAGATGCGAGTGTTTGCAGTAGGGCTTCTCCCATTGCTAAGGAGTCGGACAGCAACCTACATGCTTCCACTGTGCAGGGAAAAGAAATAACAGCCAGAAAAGTCTTAGAAGTGCATCAGCCACAAGATCCCCCTTCCATTTCCTCGATCAAGGACTGCCCTAATGATCAGAGTATCTTTACTTCGTCTGAATCAACTCCCTCCATCAAAGGAAACCCCTCAACCAAGCACTGGCTTAAAGGCCTGCCATCATCCTTCAGAGAGATTCTTTGTAGTAAAATGAAAGTGCATCCCCAGGATGTTTGCTCCAGACCTGCCTTAGAACATGCATCCATCCCTAATGCAAAG GATCATGAAAAGACTGATGCTAATGATTCTGAAGTGGTGGAGGGGATGGATGACTCAAAGG AAGAACCCATATCAACACAGAACAGCAATAA GAATCTGCTTGTATCGCTCCTCCGGTTGCCCATCTCAGGATCTTCTCTGTCTCAATTTCGAATAGTCCCCAGTAGCCAAAAGGATGAAATTGTGCTTCAGGAGATTGATGAAAACAAG TCAATCCAGAGGTGTCTTAGGATAGCTGCACCCCCAGCTGGTGCTTTACCCTTGCAGTCCTGCAGTTCTAAGTGTTCTCTGCTGGTTGATGTACTggactgtgttgtgtgtctctctgctgGAGCCTCACTGCAGTGTGCAGAATGTGGTAGAAGCTTCCACACCAGCTGCCATGTCCCACCGATCATTTTTAATCCGAC TGCAATGTGGGTATGCTCCCTGTGCCAGGATCTGTTGGATGATACTGACCCATTCAGATGCAACAGACTTAAGGAACCCTACCTAAGTCTGCCGGACCAGAGA cggTGTGAACAACTTTTGCTCTCTCTAATGTGTGAAAATCATAGCTACCTGCTGTATAAAACTATTAAG CAACCTGCAGGTTGTGTGGAATTTGGCATAATTGTAGGTCGCCTGCTGGGAAAACGCAGCCCTCCATACCGCACAGCAGCTGAAATGGTTTCAGACCTCTGGGCCCTTTTTCACAACTTGTCATCAAATTCCAcg AAGAAAGACTTGGTTGTGAATCTCCAAAGCTCCTTTCAGCAACGATTGAATGTATCATTTGGGAAAAGCATCCATGCTTCTCTGCTGAGACCTCTGAGCAATGGAGACCACATGAGGGCACCAGAGACAGAGCCTGATCGAGAAAAGGCCAAAAATACTTTAAAGAGAATGAAAGCATTTCTAGCTGCAAACTATACTCCAGTGGCAAAGAAAGTTCGCACTGAGAATACATAA